Proteins from a single region of Osmerus eperlanus chromosome 26, fOsmEpe2.1, whole genome shotgun sequence:
- the slc5a9 gene encoding sodium/glucose cotransporter 4 isoform X2 — protein sequence MELWMLVALGWIFVPVYISSGVVTMPEYLRKRFGGQRIRIYISVLSLILYIFTKISTDIFSGALFIQMSLGWDLYVSIVVLLIVTAVYTIAGGLTAVIYTDAFQTVVMVVGAVILMFIAFDRVGWYEGLLEQYPLAVPAVTVPNTTCHLPRPDAFHLFRDARTGDLPWPGLILGLSVLAIWVWCTDQVIVQRSLSAKSLSHAKAGSILGGYLKVLPMFFVVMPGMISRALFPDEVGCVDPEECLRICGASVGCSNIAYPKLVVELMPVGLRGLMMAVMIAALMSSLTSIFNSSSTLFTMDIWQRARPHASQNELMVVGRVFILFLVVLSILWIPIIQSANSGQLFDYIQAITSYLAPPITTVFLLAIFWPRANEQGAFWGLMAGLVVGAVRMVMEFAYSTPSCGQVDSRPALLRDVHYLYFALILLAFTALVIAAVSLCTPPIPKEHLHRLTWWSRHSREPRVDLPNPWSPSEPTTPDPDPRPSSEEPAAGEAESRAEAQRSWWRRAGLWMCGMSGQEAPQLPLEERLALEDKLSSIQEVPLWRNVCNTNAIILLAVNVFLWGYFA from the exons ATGGAAC TGTGGATGCTGGTGGCTCTGGGCTGGATCTTTGTTCCGGTGTACATCTCCTCAGGTGTGGTGACCATGCCAGAGTACCTCCGGAAGCGGTTCGGAGGCCAGCGCATCAGGATCTACATCAGCGTCCTCTCACTCATACTCTACATCTTCACCAAGATATCT acagacatattcTCCGGAGCCCTCTTCATCCAGATGTCTCTGGGCTGGGACCTCTACGTCTCCATCGTGGTGCTGCTCATAGTCACTGCTGTCTACACCATCGCAG GGGGTCTGACAGCGGTGATCTACACGGATGCTTTCCAGACCGTCGTCATGGTGGTGGGAGCGGTCATCCTCATGTTCATAG cgtttGACAGGGTGGGCTGGTACGAGGGCTTGCTAGAGCAGTACCCGCTGGCAGTACCAGCCGTGACGGTTCCCAACACCACCTGCCACCTGCCGCGCCCAGATGCCTTCCACCTGTTCAGGGACGCCCGGACCGGAGACCTGCCCTGGCCCGGCCTGATACTGGGGCTCTCCGTGCTGGCCATCTGGGTCTGGTGCAcggaccag gtgataGTGCAGCGCTCCCTGTCTGCTAAGAGTCTGTCCCACGCCAAGGCGGGGTCGATCCTGGGGGGCTACCTGAAGGTCCTGCCCATGTTCTTTGTGGTGATGCCAGGCATGATCAGCCGAGCCCTGTTCCCTG atgaggtgggctgtgtggacCCAGAGGAGTGTTTAAGGATCTGTGGGGCCAGTGTAGGCTGTTCCAACATCGCCTACCCCAAACTGGTGGTGGAACTGATGCCTgtgg ggctgcGAGGGCTGATGATGGCGGTGATGATAGCAGCTCTGATGTCATCCCTGACCTCCATCTTCAACAGCAGCAGTACTCTGTTCACCATGGACATCTGGCAGCGTGCCCGCCCCCACGCCTCCCAGAACGAGCTCATGGTGGTGGGCAG ggtgTTCATCCTGTTCCTGGTGGTGCTTAGTATACTGTGGATCCCCATCATCCAGTCAGCCAATAGCGGACAGCTGTTTGATTACATCCAGGCCATCACCAGCTACCTGGCTCCGCCCATCACCACTGTCTTCTTGCTAGCCATCTTCTGGCCACGCGCCAACgagcag ggggCGTTCTGGGGCTTGATGGCGGGCCTGGTGGTGGGTGCTGTCAGAATGGTGATGGAATTTGCATACAGCACGCCCTCCTGTGGTCAGGTGGACTCTCGCCCCGCCCTCCTCAGAGACGTACACTACCTGTACTTCGCTCTCATCCTATTGGCTTTCACAGCTCTGGTCATCGCCGCTGTCAGCCTCTGCACCCCGCCCATCCCAAAGGAGCAT ctccatcGTCTGACATGGTGGAGCAGGCACAGCAGGGAGCCCAGGGTTGACCTCCCCAACCCCTGGTCCCCGTCCGAGCCCACGACCCCTGACCCCGACCCCAGGCCATCTTCAGAGGAGCCAGCGGCGGGCGAGGCGGAGAGCCGTGCGGAGGCACAGCGGTCGTGGTGGAGGCGGGCAGGCCTGTGGATGTGTGGCATGTCTGGGCAGGAGGCTCCACAGCTccccctggaggagaggctggctcTGGAGGACAAGCTGAGCAGCATTCAGGAGGTCCCTCTCTGGAGGAACGTCTGCAACACCAACGCTATCATCCTCTTAGCGGTTAACGTCTTCCTCTGGGGCTACTTTGCCTGA
- the slc5a9 gene encoding sodium/glucose cotransporter 4 isoform X1, which produces MSSNVWGSGLFIGLAGTGAVGGIAVGAFEWNAVWMLVALGWIFVPVYISSGVVTMPEYLRKRFGGQRIRIYISVLSLILYIFTKISTDIFSGALFIQMSLGWDLYVSIVVLLIVTAVYTIAGGLTAVIYTDAFQTVVMVVGAVILMFIAFDRVGWYEGLLEQYPLAVPAVTVPNTTCHLPRPDAFHLFRDARTGDLPWPGLILGLSVLAIWVWCTDQVIVQRSLSAKSLSHAKAGSILGGYLKVLPMFFVVMPGMISRALFPDEVGCVDPEECLRICGASVGCSNIAYPKLVVELMPVGLRGLMMAVMIAALMSSLTSIFNSSSTLFTMDIWQRARPHASQNELMVVGRVFILFLVVLSILWIPIIQSANSGQLFDYIQAITSYLAPPITTVFLLAIFWPRANEQGAFWGLMAGLVVGAVRMVMEFAYSTPSCGQVDSRPALLRDVHYLYFALILLAFTALVIAAVSLCTPPIPKEHLHRLTWWSRHSREPRVDLPNPWSPSEPTTPDPDPRPSSEEPAAGEAESRAEAQRSWWRRAGLWMCGMSGQEAPQLPLEERLALEDKLSSIQEVPLWRNVCNTNAIILLAVNVFLWGYFA; this is translated from the exons ATGTCCAGTAATGTGTGGGGCAGCGGCCTCTTCATCGGCCTGGCAGGCACGGGGGCGGTGGGGGGCATCGCCGTGGGCGCATTCGAATGGAAC GCAGTGTGGATGCTGGTGGCTCTGGGCTGGATCTTTGTTCCGGTGTACATCTCCTCAGGTGTGGTGACCATGCCAGAGTACCTCCGGAAGCGGTTCGGAGGCCAGCGCATCAGGATCTACATCAGCGTCCTCTCACTCATACTCTACATCTTCACCAAGATATCT acagacatattcTCCGGAGCCCTCTTCATCCAGATGTCTCTGGGCTGGGACCTCTACGTCTCCATCGTGGTGCTGCTCATAGTCACTGCTGTCTACACCATCGCAG GGGGTCTGACAGCGGTGATCTACACGGATGCTTTCCAGACCGTCGTCATGGTGGTGGGAGCGGTCATCCTCATGTTCATAG cgtttGACAGGGTGGGCTGGTACGAGGGCTTGCTAGAGCAGTACCCGCTGGCAGTACCAGCCGTGACGGTTCCCAACACCACCTGCCACCTGCCGCGCCCAGATGCCTTCCACCTGTTCAGGGACGCCCGGACCGGAGACCTGCCCTGGCCCGGCCTGATACTGGGGCTCTCCGTGCTGGCCATCTGGGTCTGGTGCAcggaccag gtgataGTGCAGCGCTCCCTGTCTGCTAAGAGTCTGTCCCACGCCAAGGCGGGGTCGATCCTGGGGGGCTACCTGAAGGTCCTGCCCATGTTCTTTGTGGTGATGCCAGGCATGATCAGCCGAGCCCTGTTCCCTG atgaggtgggctgtgtggacCCAGAGGAGTGTTTAAGGATCTGTGGGGCCAGTGTAGGCTGTTCCAACATCGCCTACCCCAAACTGGTGGTGGAACTGATGCCTgtgg ggctgcGAGGGCTGATGATGGCGGTGATGATAGCAGCTCTGATGTCATCCCTGACCTCCATCTTCAACAGCAGCAGTACTCTGTTCACCATGGACATCTGGCAGCGTGCCCGCCCCCACGCCTCCCAGAACGAGCTCATGGTGGTGGGCAG ggtgTTCATCCTGTTCCTGGTGGTGCTTAGTATACTGTGGATCCCCATCATCCAGTCAGCCAATAGCGGACAGCTGTTTGATTACATCCAGGCCATCACCAGCTACCTGGCTCCGCCCATCACCACTGTCTTCTTGCTAGCCATCTTCTGGCCACGCGCCAACgagcag ggggCGTTCTGGGGCTTGATGGCGGGCCTGGTGGTGGGTGCTGTCAGAATGGTGATGGAATTTGCATACAGCACGCCCTCCTGTGGTCAGGTGGACTCTCGCCCCGCCCTCCTCAGAGACGTACACTACCTGTACTTCGCTCTCATCCTATTGGCTTTCACAGCTCTGGTCATCGCCGCTGTCAGCCTCTGCACCCCGCCCATCCCAAAGGAGCAT ctccatcGTCTGACATGGTGGAGCAGGCACAGCAGGGAGCCCAGGGTTGACCTCCCCAACCCCTGGTCCCCGTCCGAGCCCACGACCCCTGACCCCGACCCCAGGCCATCTTCAGAGGAGCCAGCGGCGGGCGAGGCGGAGAGCCGTGCGGAGGCACAGCGGTCGTGGTGGAGGCGGGCAGGCCTGTGGATGTGTGGCATGTCTGGGCAGGAGGCTCCACAGCTccccctggaggagaggctggctcTGGAGGACAAGCTGAGCAGCATTCAGGAGGTCCCTCTCTGGAGGAACGTCTGCAACACCAACGCTATCATCCTCTTAGCGGTTAACGTCTTCCTCTGGGGCTACTTTGCCTGA